In Cyprinus carpio isolate SPL01 chromosome B16, ASM1834038v1, whole genome shotgun sequence, the following are encoded in one genomic region:
- the LOC122140043 gene encoding collagen triple helix repeat-containing protein 1-like: MGHFKARVLIVSCLLFMCYEAEKLKTRGLRQKDVDYMEKYSSCHQGPAGTTGRDGNPGVNGIPGIPGLPGRDGAKGEKGECVTERFEEPWKPNFKQCAWNSLNYGIDLGKITECTFTKQHADSALRVLFSGSLRLKCKTACCQRWYFTFNGAECAAPLPIESIIYLDQGSPEFNSTINIHRTTSVEGLCEGLRKGLVDVALWVGTCGDYPHGDASTGWNSVSRVIIEELPLSS; this comes from the exons ATGGGACACTTCAAGGCACGAGTATTGATCGTCTCCTGCTTATTGTTTATGTGTTATGAAgcagaaaaattaaaaaccagaGGTCTGCGCCAGAAGGATGTTGACTACATGGAGAAA TATTCCAGCTGCCACCAGGGTCCAGCAGGCACTACGGGAAGGGACGGAAATCCAGGAGTGAACGGAATTCCAGGTATTCCCGGTCTACCGGGCCGGGATGGTGCAAAAGGAGAGAAGGGTGAGTGTGTGACGGAGAGGTTTGAAGAGCCGTGGAAACCCAACTTCAAGCAGTGTGCTTGGAACTCTCTCAACTATGGCATTGACCTGGGCAAAATTACA GAGTGTACGTTCACTAAGCAGCATGCAGACAGTGCTCTCCGTGTGCTGTTCAGTGGCTCACTCAGGCTGAAGTGTAAGACAGCTTGTTGCCAGCGCTGGTACTTCACTTTTAATGGGGCAGAATGTGCCGCTCCGCTGCCTATAGAGTCCATCATTTACCTGGACCAAGGAAGTCCAGAATTCAACTCCACCATCAACATACACAGAACCACGTCAG TTGAAGGTTTATGTGAAGGATTGCGGAAAGGCCTGGTGGACGTTGCGCTCTGGGTGGGAACCTGCGGAGACTATCCACACGGAGACGCTTCCACCGGCTGGAATTCTGTTTCCCGCGTGATCATAGAAGAGCTTcctctgagcagctga